The following proteins are co-located in the Malassezia restricta chromosome II, complete sequence genome:
- a CDS encoding histone H4, whose protein sequence is MSGRGKGGKGLGKGGAKRHRKILRDNIQGITKPAIRRLARRGGVKRISGLIYDETRGVLKLFLESVIRDSVTYTEHAKRKTVTSLDVIYALKRQGRTLYGFGA, encoded by the coding sequence ATGTCTGGTCGTGGAAAGGGTGGTAAAGGTCTCGGCAAGGGTGGTGCCAAGCGCCACCGCAAGATTTTGCGCGACAACATCCAGGGTATCACCAAGCCCGCTATCCGTCGTCTCGCCCGTCGTGGTGGTGTTAAGCGTATCTCGGGTCTGATCTACGACGAGACTCGTGGTGTGCTCAAGCTCTTCCTTGAAAGCGTGATCCGCGACTCGGTCACGTACACGGAGCACGCCAAGCGCAAGACGGtcacgtcgctcgacgtCATCTACGCTCTCAAGCGCCAGGGCCGCACGCTCTACGGTTTCGGTGCCTAA
- a CDS encoding ubiquitin carboxyl-terminal hydrolase 4/11 → MSFSPPAPHSAEPHSVHTTPAALAKRARTSSPIDTDDSSDTESTLELDADMPSFSRTDDSVDALMDESLKLDEAPHATIVREMEAWRETKPRIGDTWYVVPAAWYEQWKTKPHAPAMDLQALCAPNGTLRELAPEEYVLVPTPVWDFLSSRYRIVGASLGCPVVPGSDGPVVQLVGKTVELALCTPYAPLVDAFEPFVRHGTLPTAQNDTRQALEERVRAMGAPQQVRFFRLPMTLRAVALANRGMVSLSALAKYPIELVDEHTTPLELVGIDVRPSPDEPWHVPHGDQRHSTRSSSTPALGLRGLANLGNTCFMNSALQCLSNTPELQQYFARNAHQDELNTDNPLGMGGALAMAYGRLVQSIWAAQQGAVVPREFKMALARYAPQFMGYAQQDSQELLAFLLDGLHEDLNRIHRKPYIEAPDWTGGSDADMVRFAQQQWDLYKARNDSVIVDLFQGQYRSTLVCPVCHKVSIKFDPFMYLTLPIPNTRKWRGRVYFMRPSSPTVQVDVQLPATATIADLRTKVSALVQAEHLVIGEVWSHHVYRWIHDYEPVCDINAGDHIYLWDVGTPFSLPAPRKPPSRFSLFARPERSVEEVENAYSPPPMPDLVCVPVFSCKADGVGRFGSFRRSLGEPLGVPFFVTLPRTLLHQVEGIQDAVERHYLPLSQQDSLEAMKQRAHAMGKDELFQLRVAVPSADEAMHRGDDASEQTTEDLAARASRGGPWPVLFPGAALYALWDSEVAEAVLKPMDRATWGPVSLIQDTDFQQGTAMLAEGRRRAPNLRLEDCLDEFTKEEKLGQDDLWYCPSCRAFQQATKKFDLWKTPDILVVHLKRFSAGRGARDKLDNLIDFPLTSLDLRDRVVGSRLWADLDMKPAPPETRLGDHVLAHDEHDDKVLADTPIYDLYAVDNHYGGLGGGHYTAYAKNPLNGQWYHFDDSSVRPVSDPESTVTSSAAYLLFYRRRTTRPIGGTSYQRLARLHSDTE, encoded by the coding sequence ATGTCCTTTtcgccgccggcgccacaCTCGGCAGAGCCACACTCAGTGCATACGACACCCGCTGCCCTCGCAAAGCGCGCCCGTACATCAAGTCCGATCGACACGGACGATTCTTCCGATACCGAGTCGACTCTCGAGCTGGACGCAGATATGCCGAGCTTCTCACGCACAGACGACagcgtcgatgcgctcatggacgagtcgctcaagctggacgaggcgccgcacGCGACGATTGTGCGCGAGATGGAGGCTTGGCGTGAGACCAAGCCCCGCATCGGCGATACCTGGTACGTCGTGCCCGCCGCATGGTACGAGCAGTGGAAAACGAAGCCCCATGCTCCTGCCATGGACCTCCAAGCCCTCTGTGCGCCGAATGGCACGCTCCGCGAGCTCGCTCCCGAAGAGTACGTGCTTGTGCCGACGCCCGTCTGGGACTTTCTGTCGTCGCGATACCGCATCgtgggcgcctcgctcggcTGCCCCGTCGTGCCTGGCAGCGACGGGCCTGTGGTACAGCTGGTCGGCAAGACAGTCGAACTGGCACTGTGCACGCCGTATGCCCCTTTGGTCGACGCCTTCGAGCCATTCGTGCGCCATGGGACGCTGCCGACCGCGCAGAACGACACACGACAGGCACTCGAGGAACGCGTACGTGCGATGGGTGCGCCTCAACAGGTGCGCTTCTTCCGGCTGCCGATGACGTTGCGGGCCGTGGCACTGGCTAATCGGGGCATGGTGTCTCTCTCTGCGCTCGCCAAGTACCccatcgagctcgtcgacgagcacaCAACGCCTCTCGAGCTCGTTGGTATCGACGTGCGCCCGAGCCCCGACGAACCTTGGCATGTGCCGCACGGCGACCAACGCcactcgacgcgctcgtcatccACGCCAGCGCTTGGCCTGCGCGGCCTCGCGAACCTCGGAAATACATGCTTCATGAACAGTGCGCTGCAGTGCCTCAGCAATACACCCGAGTTGCAGCAGTACTTTGCACGCAACGCGCATCAGGACGAGCTGAATACCGACAACCCCCtgggcatgggcggtgccttggccatggcgtACGGCCGCCTAGTGCAATCGATCTGGGCAGCACAGCagggcgccgtcgtcccGCGCGAGTTCAAAATGGCCCTGGCCCGTTACGCGCCACAGTTCATGGGCTACGCACAGCAGGACAGTCAGGAACTGCTGGCCTTCCTCCTCGACGGACTCCACGAGGACCTGAATCGCATTCACCGCAAGCCGTACATCGAGGCACCGGACTGGACAGGTGGCTCGGACGCTGATATGGTGCGCTTTGCACAGCAGCAGTGGGACCTGTACAAGGCCCGCAATGACTCGGTAATTGTGGACTTGTTTCAGGGACAGTACCGCAGCACACTGGTGTGTCCGGTCTGCCACAAGGTCTCGATCAAGTTTGACCCCTTCATGTACCTCACCCTCCCGATCCCTAATACGCGCAAATGGCGCGGCCGAGTCTACTTTATGCGCCCATCATCGCCCACTGTGCAGGTCGACGTCCAGCTGCCAGCCACGGCCACCATCGCTGATCTACGCACCAAAGTGTCGGCACTCGTCCAGGCCGAGCACCTCGTGATCGGCGAGGTGTGGTCACATCACGTGTACCGCTGGATCCACGACTATGAGCCGGTGTGCGACATCAACGCAGGCGATCACATCTATCTGTGGGACGTCGGCACGCCCTTCTCCCTTCCTGCCCCACGAAAACCGCCGTCCCGCTTCTCTCTCTTTGCGCGTCCCGAGCGAAGCGTCGAAGAGGTGGAAAACGCCTACAGCCCTCCACCGATGCCCGATCTCGTGTGTGTGCCCGTGTTCTCGTGCAAGGCCGACGGCGTCGGCCGCTTCGGCTCGTTCCGCCGCTCCCTCGGCGAGCCGCTGGGTGTGCCCTTTTTTGTCACCTTGCCCCGGACCCTCCTCCACCAGGTGGAGGGTATCCAAGACGCCGTCGAGCGGCACTATCTCCCCCTGAGTCAGCAAGACAGCCTCGAGGCCATGAAGCAGCGGGCGCACGCCATGGGCAAGGACGAGCTGTTTCAGCTGCGGGTGGctgtgccgagcgcggacgaggcgatgcaccgcggcgacgatgcaAGTGAGCAGACGACCGAAGACTTGGCGGCACGTGCGAGCCGCGGCGGTCCGTGGCCGGTCCTGTTCcccggcgcggcgctgtaCGCCCTGTGGGACAGCGaggtggccgaggccgtgctgaAGCCCATGGACCGTGCGACGTGGGGTCCCGTCTCTCTCATCCAGGACACCGACTTTCAGCAGGGCACGGCCATGCTGGCCGAGggccggcggcgcgcgccgaatCTGCGACTCGAAGACTGTCTCGACGAGTTCACGAAGGAGGAAAAGCTGGGGCAGGACGATCTGTGGTACTGTCCATCGTGTCGTGCATTCCAGCAGGCCACGAAAAAGTTTGATCTATGGAAGACCCCCGACATTCTCGTCGTGCATCTCAAGCGGTTCAGTGCtggacgcggtgcgcgCGATAAGCTCGATAACCTGATCGACTTTCCCCTAACGTCCTTGGATCTGCGTGATCGCGTCGTGGGCTCGCGATTATGGGCCGACTTGGACATGAAGCCGGCTCCGCCAGAGACGCGCCTCGGTGACCACGTGCTGGCACACGACGAGCACGATGACAAGGTGCTCGCAGATACGCCGATCTACGACTTGTACGCTGTCGATAATCATTACGGCGGACTCGGCGGTGGACACTATACAGCGTACGCCAAAAACCCCCTGAACGGTCAGTGGTACCACTTTGACGACTCGAGTGTGCGCCCCGTGTCAGACCCCGAGTCAACCGTCACTTCCTCCGCTGCCTACCTCCTGTTCTACcgccgacgcacgacgcggcccatcggcggcacgtcgtaccagcgcctcgcgcgcctccATAGCGATACCGAATga
- a CDS encoding glycosyl transferase family protein, which produces MTDRVVAHQGAACWATLFTHAHYLPCLAVLLQNMRACQTRYPLVVMVTETVDARTRERLTRMGCVLRDVDAWRVPHADGSLAFERFQNVWTKLRAFELYEYERVVMIDSDMLMCHNMDELFDLPLERGMIAAALACTCNPKQIPTYPAEWTPRNCGYALRPHPPNDTRQLTKPTHRLINSGVVVLEPSQEQHDKIHTFILQHPERVAQYRFPDQDLLADVYSERVQMLPWHYNALKTLRQCHPDLWNDDEVRMIHYILDKPWLLGPAPCGEHTHLHSLWWNAYASLAAHPATLGMTRDEWAKEVALHVRGI; this is translated from the coding sequence ATGACCGATCGCGTGGTGGCTCACCAGGGGGCCGCATGCTGGGCGACATTATTTACGCACGCGCACTACTTGCCATGCCTAgctgtgctgctgcagaacatgcgtgcatgccaGACCCGATACCCCCTTGTCGTGATGGTGACAGAGACGGTCGATGCGCGTACTCGCGAGCGGCTGACGCGGATGGGGTGTGTTTtgcgcgacgtggacgCGTGGCGCGTTCCGCATGCGGATGGCTCGCTGGCCTTTGAGCGCTTCCAGAACGTATGGAccaagctgcgcgcgtTTGAGCTGTATGAGtacgagcgcgtcgtgatgATCGACTCTGACATGCTCATGTGCCACAATATGGACGAGCTCTTCGACCTACCACTAGAGCGCGGCATGATCGCCGCTGCGTTGGCGTGTACATGCAATCCGAAGCAGATCCCTACCTACCCAGCTGAGTGGACGCCGCGCAACTGCGGATACGCACTCCGGCCTCATCCACCTAACGATACGCGGCAGCTGACCAAGCCGACGCACCGGCTCATCAACAGTGGCGtggtggtgctggagcCATCGCAAGAGCAACATGATAAGATCCACACGTTCATTCTGCAGCATCCTGAGCGCGTAGCGCAGTATCGTTTTCCAGACCAGGATCTTCTCGCGGACGTGTACAGCGAGCGAGTCCAGATGCTCCCATGGCACTACAATGCCCTCAAAACACTGCGCCAATGCCATCCTGACCTGTGGAACGATGACGAGGTGCGCATGATCCATTATATCCTCGACAAACCCTGGCTCCTCGGTCCCGCCCCGTGTGGGGAACACACACATCTCCATTCGCTCTGGTGGAACGCGTACGCGTCCCTCGCTGCTCATCCCGCCACCCTGGGCATGACGCGTGACGAATGGGCGAAGGAAGTTGCCTTACATGTGCGGGGTATATAG
- a CDS encoding histone H3: MARTKQTARKSTGGKAPRKQLATKAARKSAPTAGGVKKPHRYRPGTVALREIRRYQKSTELLIRKLPFQRLVREIAQDFKTDLRFQSSAVLALQESAEAYLVSLFEDTNLAAIHAKRVTIQPKDIALARRLRGERS, encoded by the coding sequence ATGGCGCGTACCAAGCAGACAGCCCGCAAGTCCACTGGTGGTAAGGCTCCTCgcaagcagctcgccaCCAAGGCCGCTCGCAAGTCGGCCCCTACGGCCGGCGGTGTGAAGAAGCCTCACCGTTACCGCCCTGGTACCGTCGCTCTGCGTGAGATTCGTCGCTACCAGAAGAGCACGGAGCTGCTGATCCGTAAGCTCCCCTTCCAGCGCCTTGTCCGTGAGATTGCTCAGGACTTCAAGACCGACCTGCGTTTCCAGTCGTCGGCTGTTCTTGCTCTCCAGGAGTCGGCTGAGGCATACCTTGTGTCGCTCTTTGAAGACACGAACTTGGCTGCCATTCACGCTAAGCGTGTCACGATCCAGCCTAAGGACATTGCCCTTGCGCGTCGTCTCcgtggcgagcgcagctAA
- a CDS encoding peptidase inhibitor activity protein, whose protein sequence is MDDAEPHTVCLTFQEQDFCVFPSASDQGPTVYVEETNDDDERILVGVPAPALPIDRSLFWEPLDAVFGALRVAHVLGEFLEEGTELCIAFPDLDLVLREDNVYARDISLQDISQLALGFECHGSLRLVVTEEPRFISRYNELATALGSEESEEDAQDEEAGEEDEGADKEDEVAGEDDEEEDKEDEEVERGIEEAGKEDEEADEDDDEEDIEVEEVERGIEEADKEDEEAGQEGEEAEEGEEAGDEGEEAGDEGEEAGDKGEEADDDVPGKETDHDTRESNEQAHNAAPMRDDALDAMHALDEEAPKDVPSQDGDETVPSKEPNDAMHALVEEADHAAHVSSQVQDVVHALDEEVDHDAHDTQADDAPDADPDTIADQDIVQPHDEDAGTEHADYDEPVDPEVAPTTRIPRGNEASDTEQATETAFDAETASYEQADIATYEDEPLKRSAEPSVLSSPKRPKTS, encoded by the coding sequence atggacgacgcggaGCCGCACACGGTGTGCCTCACGTTTCAGGAGCAGGATTTTTGTGTATTTCCGTCCGCGAGTGACCAAGGACCTACCGTGTATGTGGAAGAGACgaacgacgacgacgagcgcatcttGGTGGGCGTGCCTGCCCCTGCTCTGCCGATAGATCGCTCCTTGTTTTGGGAGCCCCTGGATGCAGTGTTTGGTGCTTTACGTGTCGCTCATGTCTTGGGTGAGTTTTTGGAGGAGGGCACGGAGCTTTGCATCGCCTTTCCGGACCTCGATTTAGTCCTACGCGAAGACAACGTCTATGCGCGCGACATTTCTCTGCAAGACATCTCGCAACTCGCGCTTGGATTTGAGTGTCATGGCAGTCTGCGCTTAGTCGTGACAGAGGAGCCGCGCTTTATCTCGCGCTATAATGAGCTGGCCACTGCGTTGGGTAGCGAAGAGTCGGAAGAGGATGCCCAGGATGAAGAGGCCGGTGAAGAGGACGAGGGGGCGGATAaagaggacgaggtggCCGGTGAAGAcgatgaggaggaggaTAAAGAGGATGAGGAAGTGGAAAGAGGGATCGAGGAGGCGGGTaaagaggacgaggaggccgatgaagacgacgatgaggaggaTATAGAGGTTGAGGAGGTGGAAAGGGGGATCGAGGAGGCGGATaaagaggacgaggaggccGGTCAAGAAGGTGAGGAGGCCGAAGAAGGTGAAGAGGCCGGTGACGAAGGCGAGGAGGCCGGTGACGAAGGTGAAGAGGCCGGTGATAAAGGCGAGGAGGCcgatgacgacgtgccAGGCAAAGAAACCGATCATGACACGCGTGAATCGAATGAGCAGGCCCATAATGCGGCGCCTATGCGGGACGATGCCCtcgacgcgatgcatgcccTGGACGAGGAGGCTCCGAAAGACGTGCCGAGCCAGGACGGCGATGAAACAGTGCCCAGCAAGGAGCCCAATGATGCGATGCATGCCTTGGTCGAGGAGGCCGATCATGCGGCACATGTCTCGAGCCAAGTCCAAGATGTGGTGCATGCCCTGGACGAGGAAGTCGACCATGATGCCCACGATACCCAGGCCGATGACGCCCCAGATGCTGATCCAGATACCATCGCGGACCAAGACATCGTCCAGCCGCACGATGAGGACGCTGGCACCGAGCACGCCGACTACGATGAGCCTGTCGATCCCGAGGTAGCACCCACCACCCGCATCCCGCGTGGCAACGAAGCGAGCGACACGGAACAGGCCACAGAGACGGCATTCGATGCCGAGACGGCCTCCTACGAGCAAGCGGACATCGCTACGTACGAAGACGAGCCCCTCAAACGCAGCGCTGAGCCCTCTGTCTTGTCCTCCCCCAAACGCCCCAAAACATCGTAA
- a CDS encoding acylglycerol lipase encodes MAQPFQVSIDVAHPGTTQEEWYDLRGDGSTQYYLKHWYPTDPSTKEVAQPKAAVVFVHGFADYCDRYTGVFRVFPDRGIQVSGFDQLGFGRTWHESPNRATTHGWTSWPDQFRDVSCMLRLTRARLDERWGKDTVPLYLMGHSMGGGITAAFFTRDPASPPEEEVKQLVSGAILMSPWLDIHFPIPTAVGIPVMRSVLRWFPTIKLPLGPPSKDLCRESAVVQDARVNPLSSCYVHVRCLYGPLSGGPQIVAEDYRRWPERLPLLICHGTGDKVTRWDCSKKLYDHLKGLGRSVQLVSFTGFYHEAIFEPGQDKVLFAQTLVDWVEKQVEARGRPLPPANERSVP; translated from the coding sequence ATGGCGCAGCCGTTTCAAGTGAGCATTGACGTAGCCCATCCAGGTACGACGCAGGAGGAGTGGTACGACTTGCGTGGCGATGGCTCGACGCAGTATTATTTGAAGCACTGGTACCCCACAGATCCATCTACGAAGGAGGTGGCGCAGCCGAAGGCTGCGGTGGTATTTGTGCATGGCTTTGCCGACTATTGCGATCGGTACACGGGTGTCTTTCGCGTGTTTCCTGATCGAGGTATCCAGGTATCTGGCTTTGACCAGCTGGGCTTTGGTCGAACCTGGCACGAGTCGCCGAACcgtgcgacgacgcatgGCTGGACGTCGTGGCCGGATCAGTTCAGGGATGTCTCGTGTATGCTGAGATTGACGCGTGCGCGACTGGACGAGCGGTGGGGAAAAGACACGGTCCCGCTGTACTTGATGGGTCACAGTATGGGGGGCGGCATCACAGCGGCCTTTTTCACGCGCGATCCTGCGTCGCCTCCTGAGGAAGAGGTGAAGCAGCTGGTCTCGGGCGCGATTCTCATGTCGCCCTGGCTGGATATCCACTTCCCCATCCCGACGGCGGTGGGTATCCCTGTCATGCGGAGCGTCCTGCGATGGTTCCCGACGATCAAGCTGCCTCTCGGTCCGCCGTCCAAGGATCTATGTCGAGAGAGTGCCGTCGTGCAAGATGCGCGTGTGAATCCGCTGTCGAGCTGCTATGTCCACGTGCGATGCTTGTATGGTCCATTGAGTGGAGGTCCCCAGATTGTGGCGGAGGACTATCGGCGGTGGCCAGAGCGCCTGCCCCTGCTGATTTGTCATGGCACGGGTGATAAAGTCACGCGCTGGGACTGTAGCAAGAAGCTGTATGACCATTTGAAGGGGCTAGGCCGGTCTGTGCAGCTCGTGTCGTTTACGGGCTTTTATCATGAGGCCATTTTTGAGCCGGGCCAGGACAAGGTCCTGTTCGCTCAGACCCTCGTGGACTGGGTGGAGAAGCAGGTGGAGGCCCGCGGGCGGCCCTTGCCGCCAGCGAACGAGCGTAGTGTGCCGTAG
- a CDS encoding cyclin-dependent protein kinase complex component, with the protein MSLSTPSTDQLHRASQDVSMLEDTEGRAYKTRRTSVTSPEHRHKESSTSPALSASTSPGSRGSSSSRGPRVPQLDIVNFPSTELLRMLAVLLQHIASSNDQLRPLHQRHQAQDSFAQTTRDMSSSMHLPLADPKRPNITTAALATLNTSNSTLCFHARHIPSISIEAYLFRILKYCPMTNDIFLSLLVYFDRLSRVGALGQFPGEGTTSAPSHASAPPSPVSTPWADKESGDHARQEAANSGGFPGISGFAIDSYNVHRLVIAGVTVASKFFSDVFYTNARYAKVGGLAVHELNQLELHFLLLTDFRLTVPMAEIQQYGNQLLAYAHDHSATHNIARPLSQAENIADSESTSRPH; encoded by the coding sequence ATGTCACTTTCCACGCCATCGACAGACCAGCTCCATCGAGCGAGCCAGGACGTGTCCATGCTAGAAGACACAGAAGGCCGTGCCTACAAAACGCGCCGGACGTCTGTTACTTCGCCggagcacaggcacaaAGAATCGAGTACATCGCCTGCGCTCTCGGCGTCTACCTCGCCGGGGTCGCGTGGCAGTTCTTCTTCGCGCGGTCCGCGTGTACCCCAGCTGGACATTGTCAACTTTCCATCCACAGAGCTGCTTCGCATGCTAGCTgtcctgctgcagcacatcgccTCGTCGAACGACCAGTTACGACCACTACATCAACGACATCAGGCTCAGGACTCTTTTGCCCAAACAACACGGGACATGTCATCTTCCATGCACTTGCCGCTGGCGGACCCAAAGCGGCCAAACATTACGACTGCCGCGCTTGCTACGCTTAATACGTCCAACAGCACACTCTGTTTTCACGCACGACACATACCCAGTATCAGTATTGAGGCATACCTTTTTCGTATCCTGAAATATTGCCCCATGACCAACGATATTTTTCTGAGTCTGCTGGTGTATTTTGATCGACTCAGTCGCGTGGGTGCCCTGGGCCAATTTCCTGGCGAAGGGACAACTAGTGCACCGTCGCACGCATCAgcaccgccgtcgcctGTGTCGACGCCATGGGCCGACAAGGAGTCGGGCGATCATGCCCGCCAGGAGGCCGCGAACAGCGGTGGATTCCCCGGTATCAGTGGTTTTGCTATTGATAGCTACAACGTGCACCGTCTTGTTATCGCCGGTGTCACCGTTGCGAGCAAGTTCTTCAGCGATGTATTTTACACTAATGCACGCTATGCGAAGGTGGGCGGATTGGCCGTCCATGAATTGAATCAGCTGGAACTCCACTTTTTGCTGCTCACCGATTTCCGCTTGACCGTTCCCATGGCGGAGATCCAGCAATACGGCAATCAGCTATTGGCGTATGCACACGACCACTCGGCCACCCACAACATTGCACGGCCGCTTTCCCAGGCAGAGAACATCGCAGACTCTGAGTCTACGTCACGACCTCACTAG
- a CDS encoding acetyl-CoA acyltransferase 1, translated as MSFATYTGKSQIIEKHNDDVVICGAYRSPLTRARKGGLAQCTPEEMLGNVLKGLIAKTGVDPKLIEDVSVGNVLPPGGGATGARQAALWAGIPNTAAVNTVNRQCSSGLASVTQIANEIITGQIDLGIGAGTESMTLNYGAGVMPVKMSDEIMSNEEAADCMLPMGITSENVAKKYNVTREKQDAFAAESYKRAAAAKAAGKFKDEIIPIKYIDDDGNERYIAEDDGIRQGVTKESLSKLKPAFEKDGCTHAGNASQVTDGAAAVLLARRSVAQKLGLPIVGKFAGAVVVGVPPNLMGIGPAFAIPKLFEKAHITKDDVDIYEINEAFASQALFSVEHVGLPLAKVNPVGGAIAMGHPLGATGSRQIATALAEAKRTGAKLIVTSMCIGTGMGMASLIVNEQ; from the coding sequence ATGAGCTTTGCTACCTACACTGGAAAGTCGCAGATTATCGAAAAGCACAACGACGATGTTGTGATCTGTGGCGCTTACCGCTCGCCATTGACGCGCGCTCGCAAGGGCGGCCTTGCTCAGTGCACGCCTGAAGAGATGCTCGGTAACGTGCTCAAGGGTCTTATTGCCAAGACAGGTGTCGACCCCAAGCTCATCGAGGACGTTTCCGTAGGTAACGTGCTGCCCCCTGGTGGTGGTGCTACAGGTGCTCGCCAGGCTGCTCTGTGGGCTGGCATCCCTAACACGGCTGCTGTGAACACCGTGAACCGTCAGTGCTCGTCGGGCCTCGCTTCCGTCACACAGATTGCTAACGAAATCATCACTGGTCAAATTGATCTGGGTATCGGTGCGGGTACCGAGTCGATGACTCTCAACTACGGTGCGGGTGTTATGCCTGTCAAGATGTCGGACGAAATTATGAGCAACGAGGAGGCTGCTGACTGCATGCTTCCTATGGGCATCACATCCGAGAACGTGGCCAAAAAGTACAACGTCACTCGTGAAAAGCAAGATGCCTTTGCTGCCGAGTCCTACaagcgcgctgctgcagccaAGGCTGCAGGTAAGTTCAAGGACGAGATCATCCCTATCAAGTacatcgacgacgacggcaaCGAGCGCTACATTGCTGAAGATGACGGCATTCGTCAGGGTGTAACGAAGGAATCCCTCTCGAAGCTCAAGCCAGCCTTTGAGAAGGACGGTTGCACGCACGCCGGCAACGCTTCGCAGGTCACGgatggcgccgccgctgtgCTCCTCGCCCGCCGCAGCGTGGCCCAGAAGCTCGGCCTCCCTATTGTCGGCAAGTTTGCTGGTGCCGTGGTGGTGGGTGTCCCACCGAACCTGATGGGTATTGGTCCCGCCTTTGCTATTCCCAAGCTGTTCGAAAAGGCTCACATCACAAAGGACGACGTGGACATCTACGAAATCAACGAGGCCTTTGCCTCCCAGGCTCTCTTCTCCGTGGAGCATGTCGGTCTGCCTCTCGCCAAGGTGAACCCTGTGGGCGGTGCCATTGCCATGGGTCACCCTCTGGGTGCGACGGGCTCGCGCCAAATTGCTACCGCTCTTGCCGAGGCCAAGCGCACAGGCGCCAAGCTCATCGTCACGTCAATGTGCATTGGTACCGGTATGGGCATGGCTTCGCTCATTGTGAATGAGCAGTAA